One Gordonia zhaorongruii DNA segment encodes these proteins:
- a CDS encoding arabinosyltransferase domain-containing protein, protein MPTTPSSDPPAESASSPLSAGTARLLAIVAGLVAVVAAVLVPLLPVSTTSASVSWPQGQTLNADDPSVVAPLVAQTPKSLDVTIPCEALATLPAEGGTVLTTLPSNSEHASQRTLSITASESTVTAAFRSNVAATAPRADIAAGKCGDLHVFSSAAETGAQFTGMGPAGIVEPDKRPQVGGFFTSLTTPQVQRLADAGLKAQVDVDNRYESDASILKIIAMIIAVLATAIALFALWCLDRIHGYTGALVPRTGSLLAQFRPRATDIVVTAILALWTFLGASAPDDGYILNMGRAADASGYMSNYYRYFGVAEAPFDWYYSFLGAWSEVSTTIVWMHLPALVAGLASWFVLSRVVLPHLGPKVGANIWATATAAAVFLAFWLPFCSGLRGEALIVLGSLLTWWAAETAITRKRLLPAALATTTAAMTLALAPQGAIGAAILLVSARPLIHILNARRKESGLLALLAPLAAAGAVVAVIVFRDQTLMTVLEAIKVKYQTGPIVPWHQEFLRYYFLSVTTSDGSLARRVPVLLLFVAVIITAAVLLRRRRIPGVLPLPAWRLVGAFGITSLLFFLTPEKWTIHFGIFAGVAAALAAIACIAIAESGARSARNLSVLTAGLLFALAAASAGKNAWPYAYQFGVTWFNMAPAIAGVQVSSALLVLAVVAVVVALWQHLRIDYVANKGLAHHVDGQPDTAADRRRIALASTPLVMIAALMVIATLAVFGKAVVTRSPAMTVFGNNIAAITDHKSCGMAEDVLAEPDANAGMLAPATGGSATKTLTGEDPTGFTPNGIPGDLKPDTTSARAGQMHVGGSVSKPFAISGDLGAGTTGGIGPTTVNGSRAALPFGLDPATTPVLGSYGFNANAYLTTGWYRLPARDASPIIAFSAAGAVSTVDRDGNPRFGQKLVAQFGKEGPGGEFQKVGADYIPIDAGPEVPNRPWRNLRVPMEAVPPAATTMRLHIEDTNLGSMQFIGITPPRAPELVTLQEMVGTEDPTLIDFTVGSQFPCQRPMEYRHGVAEVPQWRIRPDYVSANSQSKTWMSAKSGGPIGVVESSTRPMTVPTYLRDDWHQDWGALEKLTPLPPDATTARVTTAPVNRWGWNRTGSIRLEPSS, encoded by the coding sequence GTGCCGACCACCCCCTCCTCTGATCCACCGGCGGAATCCGCATCGAGTCCTCTCTCTGCGGGGACTGCCCGGCTGCTCGCGATCGTCGCCGGTCTGGTGGCCGTCGTGGCCGCCGTGCTCGTTCCGCTGCTGCCGGTCTCCACCACCTCCGCCTCCGTGTCCTGGCCTCAAGGGCAGACCCTGAACGCCGACGACCCGTCCGTCGTCGCGCCGCTGGTCGCACAGACCCCGAAGTCGCTGGATGTGACGATCCCGTGCGAAGCACTGGCGACGCTGCCCGCCGAGGGCGGCACCGTCCTGACGACTCTTCCGTCGAACTCCGAGCACGCCTCGCAGCGCACGCTGTCGATCACGGCCAGCGAGTCGACGGTCACCGCAGCGTTCCGGTCGAATGTCGCCGCCACCGCACCCCGCGCCGATATCGCGGCAGGAAAATGCGGCGACCTGCACGTGTTCTCGTCGGCCGCCGAGACCGGAGCCCAGTTCACCGGCATGGGCCCGGCGGGCATCGTCGAACCCGACAAGCGGCCCCAGGTCGGCGGATTCTTCACCTCGCTGACGACGCCGCAGGTCCAGCGGCTCGCAGATGCCGGGCTGAAGGCTCAGGTCGATGTCGACAACCGCTATGAGAGCGACGCGTCGATTCTCAAGATCATCGCGATGATCATCGCGGTTCTGGCCACCGCCATCGCGCTATTCGCACTCTGGTGCCTCGACCGCATCCACGGATACACCGGGGCACTCGTACCCCGCACCGGCTCGCTGCTCGCACAGTTCCGGCCACGCGCCACCGACATCGTCGTCACCGCGATCCTGGCCCTGTGGACGTTCCTGGGCGCCTCCGCGCCGGATGACGGGTACATCCTGAACATGGGCCGCGCGGCTGACGCGTCCGGTTACATGTCGAACTACTACCGCTACTTCGGCGTGGCCGAGGCGCCGTTCGACTGGTACTACAGCTTCCTCGGCGCGTGGTCCGAGGTGTCGACGACCATCGTCTGGATGCACCTGCCCGCCCTCGTCGCCGGGTTGGCCTCGTGGTTCGTGCTCTCCCGCGTCGTCCTGCCGCATCTGGGCCCGAAGGTGGGGGCGAACATCTGGGCGACGGCCACCGCCGCCGCGGTGTTCCTCGCGTTCTGGCTGCCGTTCTGCTCCGGCCTCCGCGGTGAAGCCCTGATCGTCCTGGGCTCGCTGCTCACCTGGTGGGCCGCCGAGACCGCCATCACGCGCAAGCGTCTGCTTCCCGCCGCACTGGCGACCACGACGGCCGCCATGACGCTCGCTCTCGCGCCGCAGGGGGCCATCGGCGCGGCCATCCTGCTCGTGTCGGCACGCCCGCTGATCCACATCCTGAACGCACGGCGCAAGGAGTCGGGACTGCTCGCGCTCCTGGCCCCGCTCGCCGCAGCGGGTGCGGTCGTCGCGGTCATCGTGTTCCGCGATCAGACCCTGATGACCGTCCTCGAAGCGATCAAGGTGAAGTACCAGACCGGCCCGATCGTGCCGTGGCACCAGGAGTTCCTGCGCTACTACTTCCTGTCGGTCACGACCTCGGACGGCTCGCTCGCGCGCCGGGTGCCGGTCCTGCTGTTGTTCGTCGCAGTGATCATCACCGCCGCGGTCCTGCTCCGCCGTCGCCGCATCCCCGGCGTTCTTCCGCTGCCCGCGTGGCGTCTCGTCGGTGCGTTCGGCATCACGTCACTGCTGTTCTTCCTGACCCCCGAGAAGTGGACGATCCACTTCGGGATCTTCGCCGGGGTGGCCGCTGCGCTCGCTGCGATCGCATGCATCGCGATCGCCGAGAGCGGCGCGCGATCGGCCCGCAACCTGTCGGTCCTCACGGCGGGCCTGCTCTTCGCGCTCGCCGCCGCATCGGCCGGTAAGAACGCCTGGCCGTACGCGTACCAATTCGGCGTCACCTGGTTCAACATGGCGCCGGCGATCGCGGGCGTTCAGGTGTCGTCGGCTCTGCTGGTCCTGGCCGTCGTCGCCGTGGTCGTCGCCCTGTGGCAGCACCTGCGGATCGACTACGTCGCCAACAAGGGCCTCGCTCACCATGTGGACGGCCAGCCCGATACCGCGGCCGACCGGCGGCGCATCGCACTCGCCTCGACGCCGCTCGTGATGATCGCCGCGCTCATGGTGATCGCGACCCTCGCCGTGTTCGGCAAGGCCGTCGTCACCCGCAGCCCGGCGATGACCGTGTTCGGCAACAACATCGCCGCTATCACCGACCACAAGTCGTGCGGCATGGCCGAGGACGTGCTCGCCGAACCCGATGCGAACGCCGGAATGCTGGCACCCGCCACGGGTGGATCCGCAACGAAGACGCTCACCGGCGAGGACCCGACCGGTTTCACACCGAACGGGATCCCCGGCGACTTGAAGCCGGACACGACCAGTGCCCGCGCAGGCCAGATGCACGTAGGCGGCTCGGTGTCCAAGCCGTTCGCCATCTCCGGCGATCTGGGAGCCGGCACCACCGGCGGAATCGGACCGACGACCGTGAACGGATCCCGTGCGGCGCTGCCGTTCGGTCTGGATCCCGCAACCACCCCGGTACTGGGCAGTTACGGCTTCAACGCCAACGCGTACCTCACCACCGGCTGGTACCGGCTGCCCGCCCGCGACGCGTCGCCGATCATCGCGTTCTCCGCAGCCGGCGCCGTCTCGACCGTCGACCGCGACGGCAACCCCCGTTTCGGGCAGAAGCTCGTCGCCCAGTTCGGCAAGGAAGGCCCCGGCGGTGAATTCCAGAAGGTCGGAGCCGACTACATCCCGATCGATGCGGGGCCCGAGGTTCCGAACCGTCCGTGGCGCAACCTGCGGGTGCCCATGGAAGCGGTCCCGCCCGCCGCGACGACGATGCGCCTGCACATCGAGGACACCAACCTCGGATCCATGCAGTTCATCGGCATCACCCCGCCGCGCGCACCCGAGCTCGTCACCCTGCAGGAGATGGTCGGCACCGAGGACCCCACGCTCATCGACTTCACGGTCGGTTCGCAGTTCCCGTGCCAGCGGCCGATGGAGTACCGGCACGGCGTCGCCGAGGTCCCGCAGTGGCGGATCCGGCCCGACTACGTGAGTGCGAACTCGCAGTCGAAGACGTGGATGTCGGCCAAGTCGGGCGGCCCGATCGGGGTCGTCGAATCCTCGACCCGACCGATGACCGTGCCCACCTATCTGCGCGATGACTGGCATCAGGACTGGGGCGCCTTGGAGAAGCTCACGCCCCTTCCCCCCGACGCAACCACCGCCCGCGTGACCACCGCACCGGTTAACCGGTGGGGCTGGAACCGCACCGGATCGATTCGCCTGGAGCCCTCTTCATGA
- a CDS encoding arabinosyltransferase domain-containing protein, with product MPAFTVRRAQIAAVVTGLLGLLLALATPLLPVKQTVSEISWPQNGTVDSVSAPLISYSPIDLEASIPCSAIGSLPDGKSTLLATTSPSAPNASKRGLIIRVTGDSAAPRADRTVEVINRNFPLLSVPLTDATSPECRTIDVDATSDAVTVDFTGLTDDEGETVGGSTESSPGGDQRPQVTGLFTDLEGSASALPGLSAHVVVDSRYSTDPTLLKSIAVIVGVIATLLSLATLARLDASDGRRHRRFFPARWWRLNPRDYTVLGLLLVWHFIGPNTSDDGYLLTMSRVAQESDYTANYFRWFGAPEAPFGWYYQVFGWLSHVSVASPWMRIPALACGIISWLIISHEILPRLGRAAVTRPAVGWTAAAMFLVAWFPFNNGLRPEPIICLGALLTWCSVERAIATGRLLPAAVACTAGAFSIAAGPTGVLAIAALLAGARPMFMALVKRAREIKAQTGSSTRTAYLSLIAPILAAGTFVIFVVFSGLTLTAFSEGSAMKTDLGPSAHWYNEIDRYSSLFAFSADGSLDRRFAVVAMLTSLVIAGLVLIRKSRIPGTALGPARRIVGITFGSLLFLMFTPTKWTHHFGVFAGLTAALAAIAAIAVSAESTRSRRNRTIFAAIVVFITGLAFTAPNSFFYSSAWGMPWGSAQVTVAGMKVGSILLYASLALLLLALWFHFREPFAGTDPAERGTSRRFARTGRFLTVSPLGLAAAVIAAFALITAGMTGIKQSSSYSVPRSNFEALAGNPCGMAGKILVESDPSRFLLSPVDRSAPKQLAGPPTAPPGSETNATSGFTPDGVPDDLVTEAPAGSLGVLAGGAGADPEMLTANSGGTGGGSTATAGVNGSHAKLPFELDPARTPVLGSYSESDQRDANLTSGWYRLPSGFRDRPLITFSVAGLFGSNELELQYTTQPVTDSTRDSELESDGSTEMIDPGPRPSWRNVRLDTASLPEDTTAVRIVAEDENLAEDHFIVVTPPRLPEMTTLEDTVGDTDPVHVDWTSGLVFPCQRPYNFHAGVVETPKWRIKPGADLAAAVGAWQGAQGGGPLGWIEVSQRADTVATYLSGDIGRDWGALERYTPYDEAVPAEIDHSTERRSGLWSPAPIRH from the coding sequence GTGCCAGCCTTCACGGTCCGTCGAGCCCAGATCGCCGCAGTAGTCACCGGTCTCCTGGGCCTTCTGCTGGCGCTGGCGACGCCGCTGCTGCCGGTCAAGCAGACCGTCTCGGAGATCAGCTGGCCGCAGAACGGAACAGTCGACTCCGTTTCCGCGCCGCTGATCTCGTACTCGCCGATCGATCTGGAGGCGAGCATCCCGTGCAGCGCGATCGGCAGTCTCCCCGACGGGAAGTCCACACTTCTCGCGACGACCTCGCCATCGGCGCCGAACGCCTCGAAGCGGGGCCTCATCATCCGGGTGACGGGCGACTCCGCCGCGCCGCGCGCGGATCGGACCGTCGAGGTCATCAACCGGAACTTCCCGCTGCTGTCGGTTCCGCTGACCGACGCGACATCGCCGGAGTGCCGCACGATCGACGTGGATGCGACGTCGGATGCGGTGACCGTCGACTTCACCGGCCTCACCGACGATGAGGGCGAGACCGTCGGGGGCAGCACGGAGTCGAGCCCCGGAGGCGACCAGCGTCCGCAGGTGACCGGCCTGTTCACCGACCTCGAAGGCTCCGCGTCCGCGCTTCCCGGGCTGTCCGCGCACGTCGTCGTCGACTCGCGCTACAGCACCGACCCGACCCTGCTGAAGTCGATCGCGGTCATCGTGGGCGTCATCGCCACTCTGCTGTCATTGGCGACCCTCGCCCGACTCGACGCCAGCGACGGCCGACGGCACCGCCGATTCTTCCCGGCGCGCTGGTGGCGCCTCAACCCCCGCGACTACACGGTTCTGGGGCTGCTGCTCGTATGGCATTTCATCGGCCCCAACACCTCCGACGACGGTTACCTGCTCACCATGTCGCGAGTGGCGCAGGAGAGCGACTACACCGCGAACTACTTCCGCTGGTTCGGTGCGCCTGAAGCGCCGTTCGGTTGGTACTACCAGGTGTTCGGCTGGCTCAGTCACGTCTCGGTGGCCAGTCCGTGGATGCGGATCCCGGCGCTCGCCTGCGGCATCATCTCGTGGCTCATCATCAGCCACGAGATCCTCCCCCGACTCGGCCGCGCCGCCGTCACCCGGCCGGCGGTCGGATGGACCGCGGCTGCCATGTTCCTGGTGGCGTGGTTCCCCTTCAACAACGGTCTCCGGCCCGAACCGATCATCTGTCTCGGCGCCCTGTTGACCTGGTGTTCGGTGGAACGCGCGATCGCGACCGGCCGACTGCTACCGGCCGCCGTCGCATGCACGGCCGGAGCCTTCAGCATCGCCGCGGGTCCCACCGGCGTACTGGCGATCGCGGCCCTTCTCGCTGGAGCCCGCCCGATGTTCATGGCGCTGGTCAAACGCGCCCGGGAGATCAAAGCGCAGACCGGAAGCAGCACGCGCACCGCCTATCTGAGCCTGATCGCTCCCATCCTGGCCGCTGGAACATTCGTCATCTTCGTCGTGTTCTCCGGGCTGACGCTCACCGCTTTCAGTGAGGGGTCGGCGATGAAGACCGATCTCGGCCCGTCCGCGCACTGGTACAACGAGATCGATCGGTACTCGTCGCTGTTCGCGTTCTCCGCGGACGGATCGCTCGACCGCAGGTTCGCCGTCGTCGCGATGCTCACGTCGCTCGTCATCGCCGGCCTCGTCCTGATCCGCAAGTCGCGAATTCCGGGGACGGCCCTCGGCCCCGCACGACGGATCGTCGGCATCACTTTCGGGTCGCTCCTGTTCCTGATGTTCACTCCCACCAAGTGGACTCACCACTTCGGTGTCTTCGCCGGTCTGACGGCCGCACTCGCCGCGATCGCCGCGATCGCCGTCAGCGCCGAGTCGACCCGTTCACGTCGTAACCGCACGATCTTCGCGGCCATCGTCGTGTTCATCACCGGGCTCGCCTTCACTGCGCCGAACTCCTTCTTCTACTCATCGGCGTGGGGCATGCCGTGGGGCAGCGCACAGGTCACTGTCGCCGGGATGAAGGTGGGCAGCATCCTGCTGTACGCCTCCCTCGCACTCCTGCTGCTCGCACTGTGGTTCCACTTCCGTGAGCCGTTCGCCGGCACCGACCCGGCCGAGCGCGGCACGTCACGACGGTTCGCCCGCACCGGGCGCTTCCTGACGGTGTCGCCGCTGGGACTTGCCGCCGCCGTGATCGCCGCGTTCGCCCTGATCACCGCCGGCATGACCGGCATCAAGCAGAGCTCGTCCTACTCGGTGCCGCGCTCCAATTTCGAGGCGCTCGCGGGCAACCCCTGCGGGATGGCGGGCAAGATCCTCGTCGAATCCGACCCGAGCCGTTTCCTCCTGTCACCCGTCGATAGATCCGCGCCGAAGCAGCTGGCCGGACCGCCGACCGCCCCGCCGGGCTCCGAGACCAACGCGACCAGCGGGTTCACCCCGGACGGCGTGCCGGACGACCTCGTCACCGAGGCCCCTGCGGGGTCGCTGGGCGTGCTGGCGGGGGGCGCAGGAGCGGACCCGGAGATGCTGACCGCCAACAGCGGCGGCACCGGTGGCGGCAGCACCGCAACCGCGGGCGTCAACGGCTCGCACGCGAAACTCCCCTTCGAACTCGACCCGGCACGGACCCCGGTCCTCGGCAGCTACTCGGAGAGCGACCAGCGCGACGCCAACCTCACGTCGGGCTGGTACCGCCTGCCCTCCGGTTTCCGTGACCGTCCGCTCATCACGTTCTCGGTGGCCGGCCTGTTCGGGTCGAACGAACTGGAACTCCAGTACACGACGCAGCCGGTCACCGACTCGACCCGCGACTCCGAACTCGAATCAGACGGCTCCACCGAGATGATCGACCCGGGACCTCGGCCGTCCTGGCGCAACGTCAGGCTGGACACGGCGTCACTGCCCGAGGACACCACGGCAGTGCGCATCGTGGCGGAGGACGAGAATCTGGCCGAGGATCATTTCATCGTCGTCACACCGCCGCGGCTGCCCGAGATGACGACTCTGGAGGACACCGTCGGCGACACGGACCCGGTTCACGTCGATTGGACCTCCGGGCTCGTGTTCCCGTGCCAGCGGCCGTACAACTTCCACGCGGGCGTCGTCGAGACCCCCAAGTGGCGCATCAAGCCGGGCGCCGACCTGGCAGCAGCGGTGGGCGCCTGGCAGGGAGCCCAGGGCGGCGGACCGCTCGGCTGGATCGAGGTCTCGCAGCGAGCGGACACCGTTGCCACTTATCTCAGCGGCGATATCGGACGTGACTGGGGTGCACTCGAGCGCTACACCCCGTATGACGAGGCCGTTCCCGCCGAGATCGACCACAGCACCGAGAGGCGCAGCGGACTGTGGAGCCCGGCTCCCATCCGCCACTGA
- the thpD gene encoding ectoine hydroxylase: MRRPDPTVWSERSRESRRPGPFTDDEMGAYDAKGFHIEEGLLTPAQVQGLWSEFDRLSADPAVAGSGAIVREAGTDAVRSVFAVHRHSRLIDALARTPRILNRARQILGSEVYIHQSRINAMPGMVGKGFGWHSDFETWHAEDGLPSPRALSLSIALTDNFAFNGGLMLMPGAHRTYVPCVGATPDDNFRESLTEQKVGVPSDDAVYDLGYAFGIEQFTGPAGSALFFDSNSMHASSNNITPYSRANVFLVFNSVENAPVAPFCGNEPRPSHVADRDVVPLTPLDGTEFS; this comes from the coding sequence ATGCGGCGCCCGGACCCGACCGTCTGGAGCGAGCGGAGCCGGGAAAGCAGACGGCCCGGTCCGTTCACCGACGACGAGATGGGCGCCTACGACGCCAAGGGGTTCCACATCGAGGAGGGGCTGTTGACACCCGCCCAGGTACAGGGCCTGTGGTCGGAGTTCGACCGCCTGTCCGCCGACCCGGCGGTCGCCGGCAGCGGGGCGATCGTCCGGGAAGCCGGAACCGACGCCGTGCGATCGGTTTTCGCCGTCCATCGCCACAGCCGACTGATCGACGCCCTCGCCCGCACCCCGCGCATCCTGAATCGTGCACGGCAGATCCTGGGCTCGGAGGTCTACATCCACCAGTCGCGCATCAACGCGATGCCCGGGATGGTCGGTAAGGGATTCGGCTGGCATTCGGACTTCGAAACCTGGCATGCCGAAGACGGACTGCCGTCCCCACGCGCACTCAGCCTGTCGATCGCACTCACCGACAACTTCGCCTTCAACGGCGGCCTCATGCTGATGCCGGGCGCGCACCGCACGTACGTGCCGTGCGTCGGAGCCACGCCCGACGACAACTTCCGCGAGTCCCTCACCGAACAGAAGGTGGGCGTGCCGAGCGACGATGCCGTCTACGACCTCGGATATGCGTTCGGCATCGAGCAGTTCACCGGCCCGGCCGGATCGGCCTTGTTCTTCGACTCGAACTCGATGCACGCGTCGAGCAACAACATCACGCCGTACTCGCGAGCCAACGTGTTCCTCGTGTTCAACAGCGTCGAGAACGCTCCCGTCGCACCGTTCTGCGGAAACGAGCCGCGACCGTCGCATGTCGCGGACCGCGACGTGGTCCCGTTGACTCCGTTGGACGGCACCGAGTTCTCCTGA
- the aroQ gene encoding type II 3-dehydroquinate dehydratase: MTSSDSQSTAESPTAELPILLLNGPNLNMLGTRQPEVYGADTLDDAVQVAERAAAALGFGLRAFQTNHEGEMIDAIHAARGEVSGIVINPGGWTHTSVALADALVIPEVPIVEVHVSNVHAREAFRHHSYVSPIAAGVIAGFGLAGYEYAVRRVAALVG; encoded by the coding sequence ATGACCTCGTCTGACTCGCAGTCCACGGCGGAATCCCCCACGGCGGAGCTGCCGATCCTGCTGCTGAACGGACCCAACCTGAACATGCTGGGGACCCGTCAGCCGGAGGTGTACGGCGCTGACACGCTCGACGACGCCGTGCAGGTCGCCGAGCGCGCAGCCGCCGCGCTGGGATTCGGACTCCGCGCCTTCCAGACGAATCACGAGGGCGAGATGATCGACGCCATCCACGCCGCCCGCGGTGAGGTCAGCGGAATCGTCATCAACCCGGGTGGTTGGACGCACACGTCGGTCGCGCTCGCCGACGCGCTGGTGATTCCCGAGGTTCCGATCGTCGAAGTGCACGTCAGCAACGTGCACGCCCGCGAGGCGTTCCGCCACCACTCGTACGTCTCGCCGATCGCGGCAGGGGTCATCGCCGGGTTCGGTCTGGCGGGATACGAGTACGCCGTGCGTCGGGTCGCCGCGCTGGTCGGCTGA
- a CDS encoding DEAD/DEAH box helicase, with protein sequence MTTFADLGVPTPIADVLAKEGKASAFPIQEKTLPDTLAGRDVLGRGKTGSGKTVAFSVPLIVRLAEAGVRRRPGRPTGLVLAPTRELATQIATQIEPLADAVGMRVTTVFGGVKQARQERALGAGADIVVACPGRLEDLMKQRIVSLDDVQITVLDEADHMADLGFLPVVTRILNATPAGGMRMLFSATLDNGVDKLVKRFLNTPVTHSLEDATSPVAQMTHHVFRVDSPAQKTELVRELASGTGRRILFMRTKHQAKKLARKLTAEGIPAVDLHGNLSQAQRDRNLASFGAPDGAKVLVATDVAARGVHVDGVELVVHVDPPAEHKAYLHRSGRTARAGSAGDVATICLPDQWQDLRKLLQKAAIKVPAQQVTATSAAVTDLVGEHAPLREAPAPVEQRPQRSNQGGRGSRGTGRGRRGPRSEGQGSSRGGARQGQGGGRGARQGSSAGSARQGAAHSDRAASHAGAPRRRRASRPSGAPTA encoded by the coding sequence TTGACTACGTTCGCTGATCTCGGCGTTCCGACTCCCATCGCTGACGTCCTCGCCAAGGAAGGCAAGGCGTCGGCGTTCCCCATCCAGGAGAAGACCCTCCCCGACACGCTCGCGGGCCGCGACGTCCTGGGCCGCGGTAAGACCGGCTCGGGCAAGACCGTCGCCTTCTCCGTGCCGCTGATCGTCCGCCTCGCTGAGGCAGGCGTTCGCCGCAGGCCGGGTAGGCCCACCGGGCTCGTCCTGGCGCCCACCCGCGAGCTGGCCACCCAGATCGCCACCCAGATCGAACCGCTCGCCGATGCCGTCGGCATGCGGGTCACCACCGTGTTCGGTGGTGTGAAGCAGGCTCGCCAGGAACGTGCACTCGGCGCGGGTGCGGATATCGTCGTGGCCTGCCCCGGTCGCCTCGAGGACCTGATGAAGCAGCGGATCGTCTCGCTCGACGACGTGCAGATCACCGTCCTCGACGAGGCCGACCACATGGCCGACCTCGGCTTCCTCCCGGTCGTCACCCGCATCCTCAATGCGACTCCGGCAGGCGGCATGCGCATGCTGTTCTCGGCAACGCTGGACAACGGCGTAGACAAGCTGGTGAAGCGCTTCCTCAACACGCCGGTCACGCACTCGCTCGAGGATGCGACGTCGCCGGTCGCGCAGATGACACACCACGTCTTCCGCGTCGATTCGCCTGCACAGAAGACCGAACTGGTCCGCGAACTGGCGTCCGGCACGGGTCGACGGATCCTGTTCATGCGCACCAAGCACCAGGCGAAGAAGCTGGCGCGCAAGCTGACCGCTGAGGGAATTCCGGCAGTCGACCTGCACGGCAATCTCTCGCAGGCGCAGCGCGACCGCAACCTCGCATCGTTCGGCGCCCCGGACGGCGCCAAGGTCCTGGTCGCCACCGACGTCGCAGCTCGCGGCGTCCACGTGGACGGCGTCGAACTGGTTGTTCACGTCGATCCGCCCGCCGAGCACAAGGCGTACCTGCACCGTTCGGGGCGTACGGCGCGTGCCGGCTCGGCAGGCGACGTGGCGACGATCTGCCTGCCCGACCAGTGGCAGGATCTGCGCAAGCTGCTGCAGAAGGCTGCGATCAAGGTGCCCGCGCAGCAGGTGACCGCGACGTCCGCAGCCGTGACCGATCTCGTCGGTGAGCACGCGCCGCTGCGTGAGGCTCCGGCCCCGGTCGAGCAGCGCCCGCAGCGTTCCAACCAGGGTGGCCGCGGATCGCGTGGTACCGGCCGTGGCCGTCGCGGACCCCGCTCCGAGGGCCAGGGCTCCTCGCGTGGCGGAGCACGCCAGGGACAAGGCGGGGGCCGCGGCGCGCGCCAGGGCTCGTCTGCAGGTTCCGCACGTCAGGGTGCGGCCCATTCGGATCGGGCGGCAAGTCACGCCGGCGCACCGCGTCGTCGTCGCGCCAGCCGCCCGTCGGGTGCGCCCACCGCGTAG
- a CDS encoding MBL fold metallo-hydrolase, with amino-acid sequence MPDLKISTITHGDTKTHLVSTSIVNWVILQDGNGVTLIDGGYPGHAPAVIESLRRIGSAPEEIRAALLTHAHVDHLGGLVRLRRSHPFDVFADPEEVGHARREYLEQADPSTIGPIAYRPKVIRWLGSIVPLGALDKSGLSDAVPFSDLSALPGSPVAVPTHGHTRGHSSFLAGDGEVLISGDAMISGHPIAKQRGPQCLGHTFTHDVPANHAAVASLADLDSVVVMPGHGPMLCGDLSTFVEQALTRTAG; translated from the coding sequence ATGCCCGACCTGAAGATCTCCACGATCACGCACGGTGACACGAAGACCCACCTCGTCTCCACTTCGATCGTCAACTGGGTGATCTTGCAGGACGGCAACGGCGTCACCTTGATCGACGGCGGCTACCCGGGGCATGCGCCCGCGGTGATCGAGTCGCTCAGACGCATCGGCAGTGCGCCCGAGGAGATCCGCGCGGCGCTGCTGACGCACGCGCACGTCGATCATCTCGGCGGTCTCGTCCGCTTGCGCCGGAGCCATCCGTTCGACGTGTTCGCGGACCCGGAGGAAGTCGGACACGCACGACGCGAGTACCTGGAGCAGGCCGACCCGTCGACGATCGGGCCGATCGCCTACCGGCCCAAGGTGATCCGCTGGCTCGGCTCCATCGTCCCGCTCGGCGCACTGGACAAGAGCGGACTGTCCGACGCTGTCCCGTTCAGTGACCTGTCGGCCCTGCCGGGCTCGCCCGTCGCGGTGCCGACCCACGGGCACACGAGGGGCCACAGTTCGTTTCTAGCCGGTGACGGCGAGGTCCTGATCTCCGGCGACGCGATGATCAGCGGGCACCCGATCGCCAAGCAGCGCGGCCCCCAGTGCCTCGGGCACACGTTCACGCACGATGTTCCGGCCAATCATGCCGCGGTGGCCTCGCTCGCCGATCTCGACTCGGTCGTCGTCATGCCGGGACACGGGCCGATGCTGTGCGGCGACCTGTCGACCTTCGTCGAGCAGGCGCTCACCCGCACGGCGGGCTGA